A genome region from Hevea brasiliensis isolate MT/VB/25A 57/8 chromosome 9, ASM3005281v1, whole genome shotgun sequence includes the following:
- the LOC110632099 gene encoding transcription factor MYB8, translating into MGRAPCCSKVGLHRGPWTPREDTLLIKYIEARGEGNWRSLPKKAGLLRCGKSCRLRWMNYLRPDIKRGNITSDEEDLIIRMHALLGNRWSLIAGRLPGRTDNEIKNHWNTHLSKRLRSQGTDPNTHKKLAEPVQQEGNKRKSNKGTSNNKKRKKSKVKVESLKPKIHLPKPVRFSSLALPRNDSFECNTSLSSSTGADGGLSADAVVDNSWCNFKDGDDGISFLVGDVEHDIVNGTDIECQTLLPTENHLEKLYDEYLQLLKTDDDQVKLDSFAESLLL; encoded by the exons ATGGGAAGGGCCCCATGTTGCTCCAAGGTAGGGTTGCATAGAGGACCATGGACTCCTAGAGAAGACACATTGCTTATAAAGTATATTGAAGCTCGTGGAGAAGGAAACTGGAGGTCTTTGCCCAAAAAAGCTg GTCTCCTCAGATGTGGAAAGAGCTGTAGACTAAGATGGATGAACTATCTAAGGCCAGACATCAAGAGAGGGAACATCACTTCTGATGAAGAAGATCTTATAATCAGAATGCATGCCCTGCTTGGCAACCGATGGTCTCTCATCGCTGGAAGACTTCCAGGCCGAACTGATAATGAGATCAAGAATCATTGGAACACCCATCTCAGCAAGAGACTTAGAAGCCAAGGAACTGATCCGAATACCCACAAAAAATTGGCAGAGCCAGTTCAACAAGAAGGAAATAAGAGAAAAAGTAACAAGGGCACCTCCAACAACAAGAAACGCAAGAAAAGCAAAGTCAAAGTAGAGTCATTAAAGCCCAAAATCCATCTCCCCAAGCCTGTTAGGTTTTCTTCTTTAGCTTTACCAAGAAACGACAGTTTTGAATGCAATACAAGTCTCTCTTCAAGCACAGGAGCAGATGGGGGTTTAAGTGCAGATGCTGTCGTAGACAATTCTTGGTGTAATTTCAAGGATGGTGATGATGGGATTAGCTTTCTTGTTGGTGATGTTGAACATGATATTGTTAACGGCACAGATATCGAATGCCAGACTCTTTTACCTACAGAAAACCATCTAGAGAAGCTCTATGACGAGTATCTGCAGCTCCTGAAGACGGATGATGATCAAGTAAAATTAGACTCTTTTGCAGAATCATTGTTGCTATGA
- the LOC110632110 gene encoding uncharacterized mitochondrial protein AtMg00810-like — translation MDKLIPEIEEDSDEEPKGKERERDASGAQGGEDPPRSSTHFLALIVYVDDVLISGPCEVDIVATKNFLDRTFTIKDLGHAKFFLGLEIARSPSRMYINQKKYILDILSNHGLQNGKIAQAMKLSSDTSPLLTEPKKYRRLVGKLLYLNLTRPNISFSMQQLSQHMQNPHQLHWDAATHVLKYLKSCLGKGLFFPSENSFHLTAYCDADWASCVDIRKSVTGFCVFLGRALISWKSKKQSTVSRSSAEAEYRSMASTVSELQWLSYLLQTFQLQIFLPIPLYCDNKATIHIASNPVFHERTKHTDIDCHVVRDQMLAFDNDTRD, via the exons atGGATAAGCTCATCCCAGAGATCGAAGAGGACAGCGATGAGGAGCCCAAGGGTAAGGAGAGAGAGAGGGATGCATCTGGGGCGCAGGGCGGAGAAGACCCCCCTC GATCAAGTACTCACTTTTTGGCCTTAATTGTCTATGTTGACGATGTTCTCATTTCTGGTCCATGTGAGGTAGATATTGTTGCTACTAAAAACTTTCTAGACAGAACATTCACCATCAAAGACTTGGGACATGCCAAATTCTTCCTTGGTTTGGAGATTGCTAGATCTCCCTCAAGAATGTACATTAATCAAAAGAAGTATATTTTAGACATTTTGTCTAACCATGGTTTGCAAAATGGCAAGATAGCTCAAGCTATGAAACTTTCTTCTGATACTAGCCCACTTCTTACTGAACCAAAGAAGTACCGAAGGTTAGTGGGCAAGCTACTGTATTTGAATCTCACCAGGCCTAACATTTCATTCTCTATGCAACAATTAAGTCAGCATATGCAGAACCCACACCAGTTACACTGGGATGCTGCTACACATGTCCTTAAATACCTTAAGAGTTGTCTTGGAAAAGGATTATTTTTCCCTTCTGAAAATTCTTTTCATCTCACTGCCTATTGTGATGCAGATTGGGCATCATGTGTTGATATTAGGAAATCAGTAACTGGATTTTGTGTATTTCTTGGGCGTGCCTTGATTTCTTGGAAGTCCAAGAAACAATCCACTGTTAGTAGATCATCTGCAGAGGCTGAATACAGAAGCATGGCCTCAACAGTTTCTGAGCTGCAATGGTTATCATATTTGCTCCAAACTTTTCAATTACAAATTTTTCTTCCTATCCCTCTCTATTGTGATAACAAAGCTACCATCCATATTGCCTCCAACCCAGTTTTCCATGAACGCACGAAACATACAGACATTGATTGTCATGTTGTCAGGGATCAAATG TTGGCTTTTGACAATGATACAAGAGATTAA